The Chitinispirillales bacterium genome has a window encoding:
- a CDS encoding response regulator yields the protein MPKILIADDSALARAFMIRCIQITGIPECEFIESSNGLEVINILKDLLPDLIVTDMNMPKCDGIELVKRIKANPRLNSVPIIVMTSAGNAAQRTELENLGVDSIISKPFTPPDVVNIANKLLGNNNNEEGEW from the coding sequence GCCAGAGCGTTTATGATTAGATGTATTCAGATTACAGGAATTCCCGAATGTGAGTTTATTGAATCCTCAAACGGTCTTGAGGTAATAAATATTTTAAAAGATTTACTACCGGATTTAATCGTGACCGATATGAATATGCCAAAATGCGACGGAATAGAATTAGTGAAAAGAATTAAAGCAAATCCAAGATTAAATTCCGTTCCTATCATTGTTATGACTAGTGCGGGAAATGCCGCTCAGCGTACAGAATTAGAAAATCTTGGCGTAGATTCAATTATTTCAAAACCATTTACTCCGCCGGACGTTGTAAATATCGCAAATAAATTACTCGGGAACAATAATAATGAAGAAGGAGAATGGTAA